The following coding sequences lie in one Candidatus Methylarchaceae archaeon HK02M2 genomic window:
- a CDS encoding FprA family A-type flavoprotein gives MVSFELTKNVYWVGAVDWNLRDFHGYETRRGGTYNSYLIIDDKSALIDTVKYTFSNEFVKKIKELINPENIDYIIINHVEIDHSSALPEIMDYSKNAEIIATRNGRIGLIKHYGENLEIKTVKTGDELRLGKKTLKFIEAPMLHWPDSMFTFLVEDKILMPNDAFGQHLASSQRFDDEFDQSILMDEAAKYYANILMPFASIIIKKIDELSMLGIKPRMIAPSHGLIWRSNPERIINSYLEWSKGITENKVVIVYDTMWGSTEKMAYAISDALAKHKIDVRMFHLRKSDLSEVVKEILDAKAVIIGSPTKNRLMFPTISGFLTYITGLKPKGKIWSSFGSYGWGGGAVKGINQILNNSGFELLEPSLNVRYVPNEEDLYKCREFGERIAEAIK, from the coding sequence ATGGTTTCTTTTGAATTAACAAAAAATGTATATTGGGTTGGGGCTGTAGACTGGAATCTTAGAGATTTTCATGGTTACGAAACAAGGAGAGGAGGAACCTACAACTCCTATCTGATCATAGACGATAAATCAGCCTTGATTGACACTGTAAAGTACACCTTTTCAAATGAGTTTGTAAAGAAGATTAAGGAGTTAATAAATCCTGAAAATATAGATTATATTATAATAAACCATGTTGAAATAGATCACTCTAGTGCTTTACCCGAGATTATGGATTATTCAAAAAACGCCGAAATCATAGCTACTCGAAATGGAAGAATAGGTCTGATAAAACATTACGGTGAAAATTTGGAAATTAAAACAGTTAAAACTGGGGATGAGTTGAGACTCGGAAAAAAAACTTTGAAATTTATTGAAGCTCCTATGTTGCATTGGCCGGATAGTATGTTCACTTTTTTAGTTGAAGATAAAATCCTGATGCCTAATGACGCTTTTGGTCAACACTTAGCATCTTCCCAACGCTTTGACGATGAATTTGATCAAAGTATTCTTATGGATGAAGCTGCAAAATATTACGCCAATATACTGATGCCATTTGCTTCTATCATTATTAAAAAGATCGATGAATTATCTATGTTAGGTATAAAACCAAGAATGATTGCCCCTAGTCACGGTTTAATATGGCGTTCAAACCCTGAAAGGATAATTAATTCCTACTTAGAGTGGAGTAAAGGTATAACTGAGAATAAGGTTGTGATCGTATATGACACTATGTGGGGGAGCACCGAGAAGATGGCCTACGCGATTTCAGATGCCTTAGCGAAACATAAAATTGATGTTCGTATGTTCCATTTACGTAAATCAGACCTTTCTGAGGTCGTGAAGGAAATATTAGATGCGAAGGCTGTGATTATTGGATCACCTACAAAAAACCGCTTAATGTTTCCAACAATAAGTGGATTCCTTACATATATCACTGGATTAAAACCGAAAGGGAAGATCTGGTCAAGCTTTGGTTCGTATGGATGGGGGGGTGGAGCAGTAAAGGGTATAAACCAAATTCTAAATAATTCTGGATTTGAGCTTCTGGAACCTAGTCTAAATGTTAGATATGTGCCCAATGAAGAAGATTTGTATAAATGTAGAGAGTTTGGCGAAAGAATAGCTGAAGCAATCAAATAA